One Trichoderma atroviride chromosome 7, complete sequence DNA segment encodes these proteins:
- a CDS encoding uncharacterized protein (EggNog:ENOG41) produces MRLPSVNIAHYLHSRKPPNLHISGAQCWNLARIPTSRRHYVASVAAVVPLVIPHSTASDLEHATQPRHVRSVHENLQKHGILKIGLKFPDPDSEYLKQLVVGLHQHHGHQLPISHSASRGWFWDVRPNSTVFQTANHQARSETMEEFPWHTDCSYEDLPPRYFALHVLQEDQFGGGTLSAMNTQRLSLSLSPATRESLMRREYSITIPPEFIKDPRKQNIIGSLMAADEQGQLNMLRFRRDLVTALTERAAKALHELEAAVQDANAQFQSTVHLTAKDFPAGTIILMDNRRWLHARHSIKDPNRHLRRVRWDAIPFDARPMEQ; encoded by the coding sequence ATGCGTCTGCCATCAGTCAATATCGCACATTACCTGCACTCCAGGAAACCTCCCAACTTACACATCTCGGGTGCCCAATGTTGGAATCTCGCTCGGATACCCACATCCAGGCGGCATTATGTAGCATCCGTGGCTGCTGTGGTCCCTCTCGTTATACCTCATTCGACGGCATCTGATCTCGAGCACGCCACACAGCCGCGTCATGTTCGCAGTGTGCACGAGAATCTCCAGAAACATGGCATACTCAAAATCGGCTTGAAGTTTCCAGACCCCGACAGCGAGTATCTGAAGCAACTAGTCGTGGGccttcatcaacatcatggcCACCAGCTTCCCATATCTCACAGCGCGTCGCGCGGGTGGTTCTGGGACGTGAGGCCCAACAGCACCGTCTTCCAGACCGCCAACCACCAAGCCCGATCGGAAACGATGGAGGAGTTCCCTTGGCACACCGACTGCAGCTATGAAGACTTGCCGCCACGGTACTTTGCACTCCACGTTCTTCAGGAAGATCAATTTGGTGGAGGGACCTTGTCGGCCATGAACACTCAACGGCTAAGCCTGTCTCTCTCCCCAGCCACCCGAGAGTCATTGATGCGACGAGAGTACAGCATCACAATACCCCCAGAGTTCATCAAAGACCCCCGGAAACAGAACATCATAGGGAGTCTGATGGCCGCTGACGAACAAGGCCAGCTCAACATGCTACGTTTCAGGAGAGATCTTGTAACAGCATTGACAGAACGGGCGGCAAAAGCACTGCATGAGCTTGAAGCGGCGGTGCAAGATGCCAATGCTCAATTTCAGTCAACGGTGCATCTCACCGCCAAGGATTTTCCGGCAGGGACCATTATACTGATGGATAATCGCCGCTGGCTGCACGCACGGCACAGCATCAAGGATCCAAACCGTCATTTGCGTCGGGTGCGTTGGGACGCCATTCCATTTGATGCTCGTCCAATGGAGCAGTAA
- a CDS encoding uncharacterized protein (TransMembrane:1 (i12-34o)~MEROPS:MER0002104), with translation MGKSDIPSRPKLRPRAAVALKWPILLGTLLVYIICWKCHKFSSFNLQQTLLSVPSAEHVRNWSAYYTSEAHFVGQGLSQARWTEARWKEFGITDTQIASYNTLVPKLTGHQRLALLRGDEVLYEAPLIDDVTTKGPAGNTSFLPAYLGFSTNGNISASYVFCNFGSAEDFQDLKRANVDATGKIGIIKLANTSPYLRLRNLEVFRGEQLTNAGRAGLIAAVFYTDPQNDGPVTEANGYKAFPAGPARPLAAIERGSVTTGNRFRNPESPKLPCIPMSYADAIHLLRALNGHGPSAEELGPRWHGGGLEFYGVHYNVGPSPADVSLHLVNEADAIETPIHNVIGTIPGIISDEVVILGTHRDSWGHGAGDPGSGSAALNEVVRSFGVALRHGWRPLRTIVFASFEGEEIGQMGSFNWIMDHSKWLKASVVAYLNVVVAAAGSRFQAKASPLLYRAVLTATDIVTSPNQTVAGQSVRDVWGGTIGTPGGGDAISFIGLPCISTVDFSFSQGIGDGAFPYHTGFDSFEWMDQVGDPGWNYHITSAKIWSVMAAYLTESAVLNTSVADYASALQKWIDELCSSNLCSSEVDLTVLDKAVQRLTRAARSFDSYAESLRVPRNTWWRFWTGNDLNAAIRGVNKIYTVFERQFSHGRSADSSSSFHHVLYRPAAWHAEQPPLSALHDSLKKKNWKDSRKWRDVMAEKINDAAQLLEDHLEEVNQQ, from the exons ATGGGGAAATCTGATATTCCTTCTCGACCCAAACTTCGGCCGAGAGCGGCGGTTGCGTTGAAGTGGCCTATTCTTCTCGGCACTCTACTCGTTTACATCATATGCTGGAAATGTCATaaattctcttctttcaaccTTCAACAAACGCTGCTTTCTGTTCCCTCTGCCGAGCATGTGCGCAACTGGAGCGCCTACTACACCTCGGAGGCGCATTTTGTCGGCCAAGGTCTGAGCCAGGCGCGGTGGACTGAAGCTAGATGGAAGGAATTTGGCATCACCGATACTCAAATTGCTTCCTACAATACTCTGGTGCCAAAGCTCACAGGCCATCAGCGGCTGGCTCTCCTTCGCGGAGATGAAGTCCTTTATGAAGCGCCCTTGATAGACGATGTCACCACCAAGGGACCTGCTGGAAACACCAGTTTCTTGCCTGCATATCTAGGTTTCTCGACCAATGGCAACATATCAGCTTCGTATGTCTTTTGCAACTTTGGCAGCGCAGAAGACTTCCAAGATCTGAAACGAGCCAATGTCGACGCCACAGGAAAGATTGGCATCATCAAGCTGGCTAATACATCACCATACTTGCGCCTTCGTAACCTAGAGGTCTTCAGAGGAGAGCAGTTGACAAATGCCGGAAGAGCGGGCTTGATTGCTGCCGTCTTCTATACTGATCCTCAGAATGACGGCCCTGTGACTGAAGCCAATGGATACAAGGCGTTTCCTGCCGGGCCAGCACGACCACTTGCGGCCATCGAAAGAGGGTCAGTTACTACAGGAA ATCGCTTTCGCAACCCCGAGTCTCCTAAGCTTCCCTGCATACCCATGTCTTACGCTGATGCCATTCACCTGCTAAGGGCTCTAAACGGCCATGGACCTTCAGCAGAGGAGCTCGGTCCTCGCTGGCATGGTGGTGGCCTCGAATTCTACGGCGTACACTACAATGTCGGACCTTCGCCTGCTGATGTATCGCTTCATCTCGTCAACGAAGCAGACGCAATCGAGACTCCGATACACAACGTAATTGGCACGATCCCGGGGATAATCTCCGACGAGGTCGTTATCCTTGGAACTCATCGTGACTCTTGGGGCCACGGAGCAGGAGATCCAGGCAGTGGCTCCGCAGCTCTGAACGAAGTTGTACGCAGCTTTGGCGTAGCACTTCGGCATGGCTGGCGGCCACTTCGCACCATTGTCTTTGCGAGCTTCGAAGGCGAAGAGATTGGTCAAATGGGCTCTTTCAACTGGATCATGGACCACTCAAAATGGTTGAAAGCCTCTGTTGTTGCATATCTCAACGTTGTTGTTGCCGCGGCTGGGTCCAGGTTCCAGGCCAAAGCCAGTCCGCTTCTCTACAGGGCAGTTCTTACTGCCACGGATATTGTTACCTCGCCGAATCAGACTGTGGCTGGTCAGTCGGTGCGAGATGTCTGGGGAGGGACCATTGGTACGCCGggaggcggtgatgccaTCTCCTTTATAGGCCTCCCGTGTATTTCGACGGTTGATTTCAGTTTCTCCCAGGGTATAGGGGACGGTGCCTTCCCCTATCATACTGGATTCGACAGCTTCGAATGGATGGACCAAGTCGGTGACCCTGGGTGGAATTATCATATTACTAGCGCAAAGATATGGTCTGTCATGGCTGCATATCTTACAGAGTCTGCCGTACTTAACACGAGCGTTGCTGATTATGCATCGGCGTTACAAAAGTGGATAGATGAactttgcagcagcaacctaTGCTCTTCCGAAGTTGATCTGACGGTGCTGGACAAGGCAGTCCAGCGACTAACTCGGGCCGCAAGGAGCTTTGATAGCTATGCCGAATCGTTAAGAGTGCCTCGCAATACCTGGTGGAGATTCTGGACAGGGAACGACTTGAATGCGGCAATTCGTGGCGTCAATAAGATTTATACTGTATTTGAGCGTCAATTCTCTCACGGGCGAAGCGCAGATTCATCCTCCAGCTTTCATCATGTTCTATATAGGCCAGCTGCTTGGCATGCCGAACAACCACCTCTCTCAGCACTACATGAcagtttgaagaagaagaattggaaAGATTCCAGG AAATGGAGAGATGTTATGGCAGAAAAAATTAATGATGCTGCCCAACTGCTAGAGGATCACCTGGAAGAGGTAAACCAACAATAA
- a CDS encoding uncharacterized protein (EggNog:ENOG41~TransMembrane:14 (i20-41o47-67i87-107o113-134i146-168o174-193i214-235o247-267i288-311o323-346i353-371o377-403i424-442o487-511i)) encodes MDESTPLLQHQPHHLSQKRLLVIFPALALIHFISFLDQTAISTSLPAIAASLDIGASISWVGASFLVTSTSIQLINGRLSDIFGRKASLVAAISIMGVANLLCGLSTTPVELFASRALAGFGAGAINALVQIAIADITTLEQRGYYFGIMGVAVALGNGLGPVIGGLLTQAVGWRWAFWFVCPLCVVAISYLVSVWPVSCPVSSGYQIWDKLKLVDWAGALTSLFGIALLLIPISQGGSAQSWSSPATVVMLIAGGILLGVFLAIEFRFAKLPLLPARLFRYGRSTNILIFANILIGWIFWGNMFVLPLYLQNVRGLNPTQAGALMLPMVITHGLTSGLTGILISMIGRYKPVIVIGAACWVLAAIGKMHFHQTTPIWEIIVVGVFDGISVGCSLQPVLVGLFAGSDAQDRAVLTGLRNFLRDFGGATGTTISGAVLSNMLYRQLKSTFSPELIAKLASSAFALKDLDLSDEERSMISLAYTNGLRAVFSCFTVLSVIHLCACLCIQDYGLKREDGKRQQRGIVEASTVNHGDDQ; translated from the exons ATGGACGAATCAACACCCCTTTTACAACACCAACCTCACCATCTTTCCCAGAAACGGCTGTTGGTCATCTTTCCAGCCCTCGCTTTGATAcatttcatttcctttctcGACCAAACAGCTATTTCGACGAGTCTGCCCGCCATCGCAGCTTCGCTAGATATCGGCGCGTCCATCTCGTGGGTAGGAGCGAGCTTCCTTgtcaccagcaccagcatccagcTGATCAATGGCCGGCTGTCGGATATATTTGGCCGCAAGGCCTCTCTGGTCGCGGCCATCTCGATCATGGGCGTTGCGAACCTTTTATGTGGTCTTTCCACGACACCGGTAGAGTTATTCGCCTCCCGCGCTCTCGCTGGATTTGGTGCCGGAGCCATCAACGCGCTTGTGcagattgccattgccgacaTCACGACGCTGGAGCAGCGCGGCTACTATTTCGGCATCATGGGTGTAGCGGTGGCTCTTGGGAATGGCTTGGGCCCTGTTATCGGCGGGCTGCTTACCCAGGCGgttggctggcgatgggcATTCTGGTTTGTCTGTCCCTTGTGCGTTGTCGCCATCAGCTATCTCGTCTCGGTATGGCCTGTTTCATGCCCTGTATCCAGTGGGTATCAAATCTGGgacaagctgaagctggtggACTGGGCGGGAGCTCTAACGAGTCTGTTTGGCATCGCATTGCTTTTG ATTCCGATATCCCAAGGCGGTTCGGCGCAGTCTTGGAGTTCGCCGGCGACGGTAGTCATGCTCATCGCTGGTGGAATACTGCTCGGtgtcttcttggccatcgaATTCCGATTTGCAAAGCTGCCTCTGTTGCCGGCTCGACTGTTCCGCTACGGCCGTTCCACCAATATTCTGATCTTCGCCAACATCCTCATCGGTTGGATTTTCTGGGGCAACATGTTTGTTCTACCACTGTATCTGCAGAATGTCCGCGGACTAAACCCTACCCAGGCCGGAGCCCTGATGCTGCCCATGGTCATCACTCATGGACTGACATCCGGCCTAACTGGCATTCTCATATCCATGATTGGGCGTTACAAACCCGTCATCGTTATCGGAGCCGCCTGCTGGGTCCTGGCCGCCATTGGAAAGATGCATTTCCATCAAACGACTCCGATCTGGGagatcatcgtcgtcggcgtcTTTGACGGCATAAGCGTAGGATGCTCCCTGCAGCCCG TCCTTGTCGGTCTTTTCGCCGGGTCCGACGCCCAAGACCGGGCTGTGCTCACCGGACTACGGAATTTCCTTCGAGATTTTGGAGGAGCAACTGGTACTACCA TCTCCGGTGCTGTTCTAAGCAACATGCTCTATAGACAATTGAAGTCGACATTCAGCCCCGAACTCATAGCGAAGCTAGCTTCATCAGCATTCGCGTTAAAGGACCTGGACCTTAGTGATGAAGAACGAAGCATGATTTCTCTAGCGTACACAAATGGCCTTCGCGcagtcttttcttgctttaCTGTGCTTAGCGTCATTCATCTCTGCGCATGCCTGTGTATTCAAGACTATGGTCTGAAACGAGAAGATGGGAAACGGCAGCAAAGGGGCATCGTGGAGGCGAGCACAGTAAATCATGGCGATGATCAATGA
- a CDS encoding uncharacterized protein (EggNog:ENOG41): MTLGHEEAYIYYEKIVNVLNEGLDYCHHQALRAALVLSKHYDARSFWDKLHAICNVLWVTITQHHEEHVVEGAYKIDAEAIASVYDRYSYVLDHHAKAEFSERYDIAVKYRDMITKTSDDEALVVKTLIALAKICETHKDYYKVSVSAYEDVLKRTTTNTEVTTVTTVESVKKLLSRMYVTMVEESQTTEFESERAIAVTLETYHKHKDEFKTNPDQALVYLKNVILLYQKLNASERIYQFLEEAIRHILAVATVNIELFHVAHEFATLLATTGLTQNGRELLHKMRKSITHGHKHSHNDAMKKVVFIFLIVFAHGLEQPHEKLSYSKVMTENVLEFLLLEKYSQKVKEEAKSEVILEYGAKLRHFWHFHHRHEFVKDLDEELLKRFKATFSQYFVANIRDEIIKFFYTYLMEELGEDRPSLNFDFETFMLQIGNELVKDLLGKDEFDDANQISFFIFSFAKEKKLYYHAGHVRYGCMLAQYLVGIDASHPDDAVHSEALLKTSLDIMTIVIDATNTLDIAFETLPSEDLIGLVHLLYRQSNYKQLERVLAPLWNMRSDLSTVSDSELPTIAEIGTCLVHAQCAQNRWSAAIETVRELYYNLQRGLGRLHPETLAVSQLFSNVLVTNALGGDISYASYAMDLHEAVLTEICRHSEIVYNGYTRRDIQLLSKTAELHLELLKKLHSQFQDSELEDISKREKVFHDLSAKLTADFTFDGMTGELPWQYTLPIVWKFGELEEEWNGVDTLGTSKREWVLASRIFY; this comes from the coding sequence ATGACTCTTGGTCATGAAGAAGCGTACATCTATTATGAAAAGATTGTCAATGTACTCAACGAGGGCCTGGACTACTGTCACCACCAGGCACTCAGGGCTGCTCTAGTTCTCAGCAAGCATTACGATGCCCGTAGCTTCTGGGACAAATTACATGCTATATGTAATGTTCTATGGGTAACTATCACCCAACATCACGAAGAACACGTGGTTGAGGGAGCATACAAGATTGATGCAGAGGCAATTGCATCGGTCTATGATAGATACTCGTATGTGCTGGACCATCATGCCAAGGCTGAATTCTCCGAGCGATATGACATTGCAGTTAAATACAGAGACATGATTACCAAGAcaagcgacgacgaggcctTGGTAGTCAAGACGCTTATTGCTTTGGCCAAGATATGCGAAACGCACAAAGACTATTACAAAGTTTCTGTCAGCGCCTACGAAGATGTACTTAAGAGAACCACCACAAACACCGAAGTCACCACAGTCACGACCGTTGAAAGCGTCAAGAAACTTTTATCCAGGATGTATGTGACAATGGTTGAAGAGTCTCAAACAACAGAGTTTGAATCAGAGCGTGCTATCGCGGTCACTCTTGAAACCTACCATAAACATAAGGACGAGTTCAAAACCAACCCCGATCAAGCCCTGGTTTACTTGAAGAATGTTATACTCTTGTATCAGAAGTTGAACGCTTCTGAGCGCATTTACCAATTTCTGGAGGAAGCCATTAGACACATCCTTGCCGTAGCCACGGTCAATATCGAGCTCTTCCATGTAGCGCATGAGTTTGCTACCCTCCTTGCTACAACAGGCCTGACACAGAATGGCAGAGAACTTCTTCATAAGATGCGCAAGTCAATCACTCATGGACACAAGCATTCTCATAACGATGCGATGAAGAAGGTTGTCTTTATTTTCCTAATCGTATTCGCTCACGGTCTTGAACAGCCCCACGAGAAACTCTCTTACTCAAAAGTCATGACTGAGAACGTTTTAGAGTTTCTGCTACTTGAGAAATACTCGCAAAAggtcaaagaagaagccaaatcGGAGGTCATTCTTGAGTATGGTGCAAAACTGCGTCATTTCTGGCATTTTCACCATCGCCATGAATTTGTTAAAGACCTTGATGAGGAGCTCCTCAAACGCTTCAAAGCCACGTTCTCTCAATACTTTGTGGCAAATATTCGTGATGAGATAATAAAGTTCTTCTATACCTATCTGATGGAAGAGCTAGGAGAAGATCGACCTTCTCTCAACTTTGACTTTGAAACATTCATGTTACAAATCGGCAATGAGCTAGTCAAAGATCTGTTGGGCAAAGATGAGTTTGATGATGCGAATCAAATTAGCTTTTTCATATTCTCCTTtgccaaagagaagaaattgTATTATCACGCTGGCCACGTCCGCTATGGATGCATGCTGGCTCAGTACTTGGTCGGAATAGATGCTTCGCATCCTGACGATGCCGTTCACAGCGAAGCTCTGCTGAAAACGTCATTAGACATCATGACAATTGTTATTGATGCTACCAATACCTTGGATATTGCTTTTGAGACACTCCCTTCTGAAGACTTGattggccttgtccatctcCTATACAGGCAAAGCAATtacaagcagcttgagcgcGTACTTGCTCCTCTTTGGAACATGCGAAGCGACCTGTCCACCGTGTCCGACTCAGAATTGCCAACAATCGCTGAGATTGGCACTTGCTTGGTGCATGCGCAGTGTGCTCAGAATCGATGGAGTGCAGCTATTGAGACTGTTAGGGAACTGTATTATAATCTCCAGCGTGGTCTTGGGAGACTTCACCCGGAGACTTTGGCAGTATCACAACTGTTCTCAAATGTCTTGGTCACCAATGCTTTGGGAGGAGATATCAGCTATGCTTCTTATGCCATGGACCTCCACGAAGCAGTATTGACAGAGATATGCCGCCATTCTGAAATTGTATACAATGGCTATACTCGTCGCGACATTCAGCTCCTTTCCAAGACAGCAGAGCTTCATTTGGAGCTACTGAAGAAGTTACACTCTCAATTCCAGGATTCTGAGTTGGAGGATATAAGCAAGCGAGAGAAAGTTTTCCACGACCTCTCTGCTAAACTGACTGCAGACTTCACATTCGACGGAATGACGGGAGAATTACCATGGCAGTACACTCTACCCATAGTATGGAAGTTTGGGGAACTCGAAGAGGAATGGAATGGCGTCGATACATTGGGGACTTCCAAGAGAGAGTGGGTGCTGGCTTCACGCATTTTCTACTGA